The nucleotide sequence TTTTGATGTGTGCTAAATTTGATCAAACCTTTGTGTTCAAGAGTGGAcataatttccttcattataTTCATATTCTAGTGACAAGGCTAAAGACTTTGCTTCAGCAGTACAATGACTCACAGATTTTGGAGCCAAGAGCTGCAGCTACTTCTCAGTCAGTAAGTGACTCAATTTCATgtttattcattaaaattatttgcTATTTGCCAGTGGACAAATGGATATCcagtgaaacaacaaaaataaaatgtaggaAGGCTTACAAATAATTAACATTAGATCTCCTTCAAACATTCACAGATTGGGGCAGTACCAGACAGGAGCCATTTGCCCAACACAGATGAAGTAACACAGCTTTTGAACAACCAGTTCATTGTATTACAATACCTTGAGGACCAAGTTGAGTTCTACAAGGTGAGGTTACTGCTTTTAACCTTGATCAATGTAAAGTTAATAAGAGTCAATTGTATAATTGTTCTTATGGGGGAAGTCCAGAATGGAAGTGTTGTATGGAACACTAACTTGGCAGCCTAAGTACTCTGTACCATAAAGCAATTTCTTgaatgaggttgagcatgatatcatggATTATCAACAACTAGGTCTCAGTTATCTGCCATAGGCTCAATAGGCAAATAACTCAGACATGAAGTTTGatattaaataaacaattataGCCTCCCCTTGGTATAAAAATACACAGATATTGTCTGCAGACATTACCTGTTCCAAGATGTGACCAGTTTTCTGAGAGGGAAGTTCtaggaaaactgtgagtttcAGGGGACAGATAATGCTTTAAGACAAATATCTGTGCAGATTTCACAGCAAATAGTCCCAGGCTATCGGgtttttattatccttcaaagaTTTTTTACAAAGtgcaggaaaaatatttttgaacagCTTACAGTTTGCTTACTTTCAGTATTCTTTGGTATGActatgaaaaaacaaagaattttcccttcttctgtGATGATAGCTAAATGCTCTTCCATTTTAAGTTAAAGTTTAAACCAATGCTTTCATTGTAGTGGAcataaagtttgaaaattagaGAATTTCACTGGAGGTATATCCTCGGATATTCCTCAGTTTTAGCTGGTGATTATTTGAGAATGTGATGCGTATTGACCAATTATGctcaagcaaaaatatttgatggattataattcatgatatcatgagAAAATAgaattgaataattttctaATTGCACACTCTTTCATCAATCTACAAAAAAGACACTTCTGATTTTATAAAAGTTTAAGAACACTACACAGATAAGGGCTTGGAAACCAGACAGACTTTGAACCTGATATGATAAATATAATATCTGCTGCAGAAATCATGACTGTTAACTTTACACACTATTGAATACTAATTAAATGCTCTTAACCCGGCACTCATGTATAATGATCACAGTTATATGAAGCTTAAAAATCATTATTGAAACCATTCAACACAGTTGACTTTTCATTGTTTCCCTTTGCCATAATTATAGGATGCCCTGGAGTCTCTAAAACAAAGAGCAGAACTTGTGattacagaaaatgaaaatctgtttGATCAGCTCAAGACTCAAGCCATTTCCCAAGTGCTATCAACAGGAGAACAAAGCAAGTCTGAGGTAACAAGCGACACACTAACTGCAAATGTTTTGCATACCTTGCCAAAAGGTCAAAAGGTTAATTCTGCACCCACAAAGTTCAGGAGCTTTCCCCTGGCTTTGTAGCATGGAGTGAGCAGAAGTATTATGTTACTATACCCCTAGATGGGATACTAATCCACCATAGGTTGCCCCCTCACTTTCCCCCTACATCTTGTCAGGTTTCCTGACAGCTCTCCAGTACGAGCGAAGGGAGGGATTGTAAGTTAAGAGTGTCTTGCACAAGAACCCAACACAATGAGTCACACAGATGCTGAACCTTGATCTTTCCACATGCAGTCTAGATGGCTGAGCTTAAGGGTCATGGTGTCTAACACTAAACAtgatttttatgaatttttccAGAAAGCTCTCTCATCATAGCATGAATAGGAAGAAGAGCTGTCAAAACATTTTGGCCTTCAATTATTGACATGACTCTTTTAATAATAGTGACCCtataaattaatgaaatattgattttaattcataataATAACTTTCACAATGAACATAGACATCTTTTACATTATGATTTTTACTTACAATTTACATGCATTTGATGCCTTATCAAATCTAAATGTCTTGTCACCTAAATTATATGGAACAGTTGTCACTGATCACTCAATACTTTatttaatgttatttattgCCCTTTGCTTAGGAACAATTTCCATCAGGCCCCACATCAGGGGATCCAAAACAAGGGTTGGGTAGGTCACAGACAGAGGACAGCACCATCAGTGGTGATGGGGATGATGATGAGGTGAGGCAGGGGCAAGGCACCTTGCCAACTGTGCTTCATGAACACAGCAAAGCACAGCCTGTGAGGGGTTTGAAGAAAATGGACAGGGAAACTATGAGTACAAAAGAACTTGGTTTACATGATGTAGTACCAAGTGAAAGGGATCCCAGGAAATCCTTGATGCCATCTGTCATGCAAAGATCAGCACTTGAATCTTCCTTTGGAATAAGTAACCTTGATTCCCAGGTAATTGTTCTGATGTAGTTTTGTATGGTCCAATCACCTGCACATGTTTACGCGCAGACATTAGAAATGTTCTGTTACTTTTGTGCCAATTATTATTAAATGACACTGACTCTAAAAAACCTGGCATctaatttttacttaaaatatcaccttgaatcacacattaagtttgcaagaataaagaaaatgatcaccaactataaaATCTCTTGAATGTGGAAAAAATTCTCTCTGTTAGCACctaagtaaatttttaaagaacagtATTGAGATTATGCTTACTGATGAtagagtgtaaagggtcaaattatttttataaaacctttatataatttttatagTGAGaagatattataaggagaaagtATGTCAAGCATTTAAATTGTTGATTGACTAATCCAAACTGCTTGTTTTTTGCAAAAGTATGGAATCTTTTGGGCTGTACATGGTGCATTTTATAGTAACATGATTTTCATGCACCAATGGATTCATCACCTCTTTTGTAAAACTTTGTAaactttataataattatagcACTTGAAAGGATTGCAGACCTTCCACTTATCTTCCACTTGCTATTCACTAAAGTCAAACTCAACTTACAGCTGTACAATGTTCACAGGAGAAAAAGATTTTAATGGTGACATATTCAAATCAATTTGTagattattttatatttttcctgtGAAGgtattctttgttttattaaaaagatACAGCTTACAAGCAATTATTTACAGTATTAAATCTGTTTTCACAATTTCAAGTTCTGCTAAATTGTACACCATTTACACACATCCATTTTCAAGTTCATGTCACcactgaaataattattttacatcTTGACAGTTATTTATGTCTgccaatgaaagaaaatttgttaaCCAGCTTGAAGAAGAGGTGGTAAGAGCTTTTAAACATAGCACTCTCACAGTAATGTAGCTTTTGCTCCATTATATGCTAAGGACTCAGCTTTTAGGCTCCTTATCACTTTTTAGTACAAATCTACCAACATTCTATCCCaaacaatctgattggctgtgctACCTATCCCAATTgctacaatctgattggctgtgctACCTATCCCAATTgctacaatctgattggctgtgctACCTATCCCAATTgctacaatctgattggctgtgctACCTATTCTGCGGTAAATAGTAAGAAAGGGAGTGCTCTAAGTAACAGTGCGTGGTcttaaagtaaaataaagatGCGAGTCTTTTGTGTTGATAAGTTTTGAACAACTGGTACAGTATGTTAAACAATTACTCTTTGAGCACGCATTGGATATATGATGGTAAATAGCGAGTAAGGTGTATAATATTGAGTTGGCTAATATCCAAATAGCCTGAAtagaataattgctttattaaatttcattaaatcctgAACGTTTGGATATTTGAAGCATTTTTCAGCTCCACAACAGTTGGTGCAACACTTTCCCTTATATTGATGAGGCTTTCTCCTCATTAACTACAGCTGCACATGTATCAGGGGATAGCAATCTCAAGTTAATAATCCATTTGTTAAATACCACATTAGCTTCCAAGAGTTTTATTCCCTTTTTGAAATAGAATTTATCCTCAAATTACCCACCCACTTTGTGCAGTTTACGTTATTGGTTTCTATGATTAAGCAAACTGTTGCAGAATTGAACGTACATTTACTGCTTTGTCATTTACAGGAGAAAATCCGGAAACTGCATGAAGCAAAGACAAGACATCTGGAGTCTCTTCTTTATTCAACAAGGTGATGTCGTGTTCCAACTGAGTAACAACTTTCTCACCTTACCatcttgattttattttgtgtgtttGTTACAGTTGTTCTTACCATGATGTTAATCCTTTATGAAATATTCTCCTTGACATATTCTTCTTAGTGAATTATCCAGCTGTTCTGAGTGAAAAATAAGCTCTTTTTCATGGGTCTCTCTGAGTGGACAGACATTAGAGTGTATTTTCGCACCCAATAGAGGCCTTTGTTCTTTtaagattaattaaaatttagacATGCTACAGCCTCTATGAGATATTGCTGATGAGTTTGTGTAGCTTGATTTAACAATGAACTTCTGCTTCATTTTGTCATCATGCTCTTTGTCACTGGTTGCCCGACTTTAATGGGGCCATCtcaaccttttttcttttcttttttaattttaatttttttagagatGAACTTGAAGACTACCAGAGGCAGTTATCAGAGCTGCAAGCAAAATTAAGGTCAGTGAAAATGAGATAGCAAACTACAATTATATGTTGTTTTTGTCACTTAGAAGAGTAAAGTATAAAGTACTACTTCTACATGTTAATGCCAAGTTCTACTTGATGTTCCTGTCATTTTTTTCGAAATTATTAATTTCCATATATTAATTTTACCTGTCTTGCAGAGCTCAAAAAGTATTAGAGGATCAGGTCAGACAGTTGCACGGTTATGTCGTTGTTTATGAGTTAGAGATTATTGATTTGTCAAATTTGggagtttttttgttgtttttggccTGGTTTGTCTTTTGGTTCTGTTTTATGGTATTGTGAGGCTTTTATTGCCTTAAAAATTTGCTATGGACAGTTTTCGTCAAGATAGTTCCTATTTGATGTTGCAAAGGGAAAAAGTACTCTTGAATACACTAGAAAGAAATCTTAATAAGTAATGTTTTGCGAGTGTGAACAAAATCGAAGGTGTACGAACAAGAATGATTAAAGATGGATTTTAAAAGATGTATTGAGGATGACTTTCTCTGGATGAGCAAAgtgttatttaaccctttacttttatttctggATATGCTTGCGAGTAATGACAAAGTGTACATCTTTTGGTTATTTTATCAGAGAGGTCAACCAGCCTTGTGCGTCAAATGTGGTCATCATTCTGCCGTTTTGTCCAATACACACAGTGAAGCAGCCATAGACACAATCAATCAACTGACAAAGTAAGAATCTGAACGGGTGTATCAAGAAATACCCTGAGGCCAGGGAAGGTTTCTTAGAGTCAATATTTAAAGTGAATCTAGTACGACACACGACTAGCCGTGTTCAAAACAGACCTTGGTAAcagccccccccctcccccgccgAAATCAAAGGTCCTCGCATGTACTTAGTGGATTGAGTGGATAAGCTTCGTTGTCTCCCATCTGCTTCATTATAGTAAACCCAATGTAACCAACATTTAAAATAAGAACTTGTAAGTTTGCTTGGTTTCGttctgttattgttattgttatttttttttctgatttttttttttttacatgtctgtttatatttttgtttaatctCTTGTACATCTTTCCCTGTTTTCAGAGAGAGGGATGATTTGATGAACATGTTGACAGGGCAGAAAGCCGTCTTAGCTGAGGTTCGCCAGCGGGAGTTTGAAGCTTACAACCAAGTGAAAAAGAGCTGTAATATGGTGGAACAGGCTCAGCTAGAAAAGGCAGAGGTATTGTGATGTCAACATATAACTTAAATGAGTGTACGTTTACAATACTTTATATTGGGGTGCATCATACATGATTTTGCTGCATACATTTTGCAGCCGTTGCATATTTCCAATATTAAGACAGCGAGTGGAAGTCGCCATGGCTTTTTATCGTATAAAATTTCGACCTGAAAGCGGTCCTGTTGTTAGGTAGCTGGTCACCCGCGAATAATTGGGACCAAACTTAAGAAAGACGATATTGAAAGGCTTCAATTGTGTTTAATTCTGGGTGTGAACTTTCGCTAGGCCATCATTCATGTTCGCCAGCTCCGAGAAGATTTGCGGAAAGAACGAGAGCGACACGAAAACAGCATGAGAATGTTCAGCGAAAAAATGGACATGGAGAGGAAAAAGGTGCAAGAAGCATGTCGGGAGGAAGTCAGTGGTCTTGTTAAACAGGTGCTTTTGGAAttttttcgtaaatttataTGTTAAGTAAATTTGTGTgtgtctgtttttgtttctaaCCAagcatgaaaaacatttcatggCTTCAGAGTGAATTAATCGTTTAATTTGGGGTGAAGAGCATCTGAACATCTTCGAACTACAGTACTACTGTAACAGTAGAAAAGCTAATGGAATAACACGTTGATTTAAAAAATCACAAGACATATGCTGCAAACGCAATCAGTAAGAAATAATTGTACCAGACATAGCGAGGTTGCAACGACTCAAGGAGGATTGAAACCCCATGTGTTCAAAAAGTGGAAGTTTGTTAGTTTGACGGCACTCGAAAGCCCAAACGCCTTTACAAACTTCATTTAGTCAGGATTGTCCCTTTCAAGGTCCGAAGCCGTAAATTGGAACGATCGTAATTGTCAATGACATAAGAAAGATggtgaaatgaaatgaagaaagacGTATTTTCGTCTCGTCACGGGCCTGGGACAACGAACCTTCTGAATCCCCAGAAGGAACCAGACCTCAGACCTCAGACCTCTAGATTCTGCGCTTCGATGCTGACCCCACTGAACCACAGAGACGCTACGGCGATTTAGGGCATCACAAAGTTCACATGTGACCGGATACTGTTAAGATTAGCAAAGGCGAAAGAAAATGGAGAAGTGTGTCTTATTGCGTGGAACATACGTGATGGTCATCATACAACCTTGGCAAGTAAACATGTGTTTTTCCGATcggagaaaaaaacaaacaggctCACACTGTTCCTTTTTTATGGTGAATATTTTCATGAACGCCGCGTGATAGCTGAGGGTAAGTTCCTTTTAAATACTTTTATGGTGCAAACTTAAAGGTATAAATGTTAATTACTCTTCCTGCGGTGTAAAAACACCTCAGGTTGTCTAAAACGTAACTTTGAACGGCTTTTTTGAAATGGGAATTTCAACGGCAATCCATGGAGGACAGAGATCACATTTCAAAAACCAGACTTCCTCACAAATAAATATTATCTCTACTAAAGAGAAATTCGTTTGAATTTCTACTCTGGCCTTATTGAGCTTAATGGCCAGTATCGGGAAACTGGGTCTAAATAGCCAGGATTTTCTTTCCCAGTCTCCCCTTCTGGTGTTGACAAAGTGAAAGCCGGCAGCGAGCAGAAAGGTAGGCGATGTGTTCCTCATAATGGCTAAAATGTAAAGTGATAAATGAGATTAGAGTctatctttgtgtttttttttccctttagttAGCTCGAGTGTTCTTTAGATACCTGTTTGCGTTTTCTGAGaggtttaatttttatgtattcCAGGCGAAGCGATCTGAACACCGGAAGCGAAGCCACAAGTATAGAGGCGGTTTCAAAATATCATTATCGTTGGCGGTAAGTACAGTGTATGTGCATACATTTAATAAAACATGTTCATTTAACCCGGCAATAAAATTGGAACCATAATTGCTGAAGAATCAATTGGGAATAATAGAGGATGGCTGAATTGATTGAATTGCGTAGTAACCTCTTGACGGGTCAAGAAATTTTACCGTTTCTTTATCGCCATTCTTTTGTTGACTGGttgaatgtaatttttgttGACATATTGTTTTCAGTTAAGGTTCAGCCGATGCACTGTTACAATTTGTCTGTTTATAACCATTCCTTATTTTAATTTCGTTTGGCGAGTGTAAGGTGAAACATGTTTATTTCCATCAAAGTCACATGATCTAGTTCACGCaataaagttgttttctttagcTTCATAGTCATAGGTTGGTCACGTGGTCCGAAATGGGTAAATAACAGTGGCGGCGAAAGTTAACTGCAAAACGTAGAGGGTTGTCCACTATCGTTGCGTTTGTAACTGCCACAGTACTTCCATAAATTCGGATTTGTCTTTTCATAAATACCCTGTGGATGCTAAGCTTCAGATGATAAGTATCCATGCCATATTTTTTCAACCGCTTGTGGCACAAATTTGTGTTTTAATCTGCGTGAGTAAATGGTCCGAATATAAGTTAATCTCTTCCcgatttaaaaattgttgtttttcagtttcttttaaaagagaTATTGACTTTCAGGATGAAATGAGATCAAAGTATAATATAAGAGTGAGATCTGGTACCAAAGTGTGCTCTGAACATTTTGAAGAGGAGGATTTCAAAAGTTCGCAGAAAGACGAATTAAGAGATTGAATCGGATGGCGCCTGtccttcattgtttttctgGTCAACAAgaagttaattaaaaaagaaatagtatTTCGTTTTTAGCCATGCCTTATAATGTTAGGCATTGTTGTGACAGGCCAAACTGAATTACTTTAATATCTGGGAAAAACTCCGCGTTGACCAGAAGTTGGACATGAAAATGATAAACCTGTGCGGGATTTCTCAACAGTTCCTCACCGAAATGTGACAGTTTGAATTGCTCAGGTTGTCTTGGTCTctttaattttgagaaaaaattccGACTGTCGGTTATCTTGTGATTTGAGAACCGTGACGGGCAGTTGATCTCACGCGATTTCTAAGTAATCTGAGTCAGCGTAAACCGAGCGCTAGATATGAGATTTATCAATCTCCTCGAGATCGCTTAGCAGTTACTCATCGACATATAATAATTTGGATTGCATAGGTTGCCTCGATTTCTTAAACTTTACGAAAAATGTCTAACTATCGGTCATCAAGTCATTTGAGAGCCGTGACCGGCAGTCGACCTCACGCAATTTTGACGCCTCCTTACTCTGAGCCCAGAGTTAAACATGACCGAGCGTTAGACATGGCATTTATAAATCACTTCGGGATCGTTTGGCGGTTCCTCATCGACATGTAATAGTTTGAATTATACATTCTCTCAATATGTTGCATTTTCGGAAAAATATCCGACTGCTACTCATTCAGTCATTTGAGAGCCTTGACCAGCTGCCGATCATGTAACCAGAGcgtaccaaacaaaaaaaaagaaaaaacttcacaGCTTTCGACAAAGTATCTCTTCATTCTAACCTTAAATCATAAAATCGTCAAAAAGTTATCTTATAATGCATTTGCTTCCCTTTAGTTCCCTTAAACGATCGCAAGAATCATTTTATCGGGCTTATGTAGGGAGACTGttctcaaaatttatttttctttccagggAAGATGGCGGCTGCCCATACACTTTCGATATCGACTGCTATATGTACTGCCTCATTGACTACCCCAAGCGGTTGGGTTGTCCTAGGAGTCGTTGGTGCAGTGTGTGTAACTGTTGCAGTAGTAACTGTTGTGGTTGAGAAGCGGcgaaaagaaggaaagagaaagcAAAACTGATCAGACTCGAATACTTGTTAACATAAAATGTAGATGTCAATGGCGTTCTGAATAGCAAGTTacttttttatcttaaaaaatttttattttgtcgctTTAAATGTTACTTCATATGATGAATATAAAAAACAGAACTGATCAGACTAGTGTACTTGTCAAAATACGATTTAGATGGAAAGGATAGACTGtatatcaaaatgattttctgtCATTAAATAGTAGTGTTTAGTggtgttaaattaaatttttcataaagcattgcaaaataaaattatgaaatcGGTTGGTATAAATGTTTCTCTGATTGTGTAATGGAGTCCTGTCAATTCTCATGTCTTTGAACAATTTTTCATGATCCTTAATTTCCGTTCAAAGCTTAAGCTTGAATCTGTAATGCCACTCAAATAACACCACAGTTGTTTGTAGTTACTTATGCAAAAGAAAGCAGTTTTTGATTAAATTGATCAGACtgtgcattttttaaattaaccctttctCCCCTCCCCTTAAAAGAATGGatatatgaaaaacaaaaacacaaacaaactactaaacagcaaaaaaacaaacaaaaaaacaaacaaaaaacaaaaacaaaaaaacagaaaaaaaagggaaagaaaaagaacagtAACAACGGCAAAATTCACTGTGCAAAAATTTGGGTCAATCAATTCAATTACTGTTCCCATACATTCATCCGAATAGGAGATAATTTACATTGATGATTATTTCACTGACTGACACTGTACTTACAGTAGTTCTGCAGATAATATGAACACGTTTTTGTAATTGTCTTTTGGTAAAAGACCGTCCAGGTGAAGGTTCAGACGTATAAACTTGTAAGCGGATTCAGACGTCTCGAATACCTCAGCAAACATTTATCAAACTTTAGTCAAAGGCGTTTGACGTGTAGTTTTTCCCAAGTCACCTTTATCACAGTCACTATTACTCCTTTTCAGAATTAGTCTCTGGACAATCTTGTCGCgagtaaaaaattcaaatgtttctcTCACTTTCAACAATTAATCAAAGACCAATCAGACCCTAAACAAAGTTAGAAATtctgtaattttaaaaatatgattgACAAATGGAAAGGAACTTAAAACTGTTATTAATATGCTTGGGTAATTCGCGGCTAATATGCATGTTTTTTCACTTGATTTCCTGATAAAATTGAGGATGCCAACCAACGACATTTGTCTGTTCCTAACGATTGCCAAGATGGGtagtgttgttgttgtagtttatttaatgttttgtctttttcagttttgttacTGTACgttgttgcaattttttttaagttcaagtttttttgtgtctttACTCTCACAGATAGAATCTTTAAGAGAGGCTCGGTCAGCGCTGGAGAACCAACTAGAACGGCTAACTCGCGAAAAGGTTCGTGTTTATCGACTTATCTTCTGGGGATAATATACTTATTTCCCGGAGATGATTAATTGCTACGTTTATCCTTGTTCCTCATTCTGCGttcatttttcagtttctttatttttacaatGTGTTAGGTCGACCTGATGGCAGAGCTGGAACAAGCAAACAGCCAAATCCTGGCGAATGTATCTGAAATTTCTAAGGTAAGTCTAAGGTTGGTCCATGCCTTATGACATGAAATGAGAGCTCTAAGCGCGAAGAGATTGGGACGAGACAAGATGGGTGGTGATCCATCTCATACCATAAGTTTGGGTCCGCTTTCACCACACACTTGTTggattaaagttttcttttatcggTGGAAAGTCTCTTTGAGTTTGTGGAATTATGACATTCAATGTGTGTTGCGTTTCACTGGCGCGTCAATTAGGCTTGTGTAGCACAAGAGACACGTGAAAAATGCAAAGAGTATGTGGAATAGCTCACTCGTATGGTCAATCTAAGGTTTTTGAGTTTTCACCAGGCTAATGAGACTATGGAGAAAGAACTTGAACAAACACAAATCAGATTGTCAACTGCTTCACAAGAATTGCACTCAGTCAAAGCAACTGCTCAGCAAGCGCAGAGGGAAAGAGAGCAGGTAACAGATAAAATAGAGCAAGAAAACGTGTTTGATGTATCCATAGACAATTACAGATCTCTGACCACATTGCTCATGCTCGTCTGTTCAGGAGAGAACACGGCTGACAAGTGAAATGGATGAACTTAGACGGCGTCTCCAAGAAGCTGAACACTCGTGGATGGAATGTAAAGAGGACTGCATCAGATTTACTGAAAGACTCAATACTGCAGAGCGAGAAGTAAGTGCATAACAgcgttttttctcttttagtcGTTTCTTTTCTTCGTCCGTTCGTTTACCCTTCATCCTGCCCTTACCTAGCATTATCTGTCGCGTGATTTAGCAGAGTGGGCTGGAAATATCCCGGCGCCGCGTGAACCGCAGGAGCAAGGCGCAGATTACTCTGAGTAAGACAAACCTATTGTCGATTAGTTCAAAGGCTTTTGATTGTTCATATACAGGCTAAAGGTGCCATTGCTGCGAAAGAGAAGCTGGAGAAAACCAGGGCGGAAGATTTCGAACAACTCCGGAAACAAAGCGGACAAAGAGATGAGCAACTCACCACGCTCTTACAAGAGACAGAAAC is from Pocillopora verrucosa isolate sample1 chromosome 7, ASM3666991v2, whole genome shotgun sequence and encodes:
- the LOC131780328 gene encoding serologically defined colon cancer antigen 8 homolog; the encoded protein is MFDADEPISDYQKVIRERASQSLGPLRYAFNSPVKSPGSRKYKGDSYSSAVTRLKTLLQQYNDSQILEPRAAATSQSIGAVPDRSHLPNTDEVTQLLNNQFIVLQYLEDQVEFYKDALESLKQRAELVITENENLFDQLKTQAISQVLSTGEQSKSEEQFPSGPTSGDPKQGLGRSQTEDSTISGDGDDDEVRQGQGTLPTVLHEHSKAQPVRGLKKMDRETMSTKELGLHDVVPSERDPRKSLMPSVMQRSALESSFGISNLDSQLFMSANERKFVNQLEEEVEKIRKLHEAKTRHLESLLYSTRDELEDYQRQLSELQAKLRAQKVLEDQRGQPALCVKCGHHSAVLSNTHSEAAIDTINQLTKERDDLMNMLTGQKAVLAEVRQREFEAYNQVKKSCNMVEQAQLEKAEAIIHVRQLREDLRKERERHENSMRMFSEKMDMERKKVQEACREEVSGLVKQIESLREARSALENQLERLTREKVDLMAELEQANSQILANVSEISKANETMEKELEQTQIRLSTASQELHSVKATAQQAQREREQERTRLTSEMDELRRRLQEAEHSWMECKEDCIRFTERLNTAEREAKGAIAAKEKLEKTRAEDFEQLRKQSGQRDEQLTTLLQETETRHTQCRTELQQMLEAEIQVCNKMKEECKRLTQQLEDSAEKSRAKVQDANKECSKLKKKLDESVAQRRTVEEQNTKKDKRLHELQFRLKQSDENARKQVDQMCQLLATRNNLMKERKILSQEVEFLRKQLIAKIPSEPVTPFMETASNSSAEDPGRITEAK